Proteins from a genomic interval of Fusarium oxysporum Fo47 chromosome I, complete sequence:
- a CDS encoding histone acetyltransferase NGG1 → MPPGPSQKGTGKKNSAIPKQSRNTTPAPVATASLPPQEFYDPDYLNTRVILFRNLTYDDIVDQSASNATIPDSKSLDGMIERLKSLSNIMEKRSTFYDRGMRHLADERKKRPSEDYSNRADGEQEGKRPKHKRKKPDSLAPQEGNVERSSPMRDSKNRKHDRDPSSPLSPTHAGSPSAMDVDKKAKTEEKEGEEEESSSEDEGAPPRREQPQAMTFGEDPSTFPDPTIYEIRATYPGMPDEERKEIYSVATYPPSDLADLIAGDPPDKDFSNAKPNSQINFSTFSTYVEPFFRPFSEEDLAFLRERGDRVTPFVMPKRGKRHYTEIWAEEDGAMSIDTPQQGRDKLPPNQPRGSIDNMDDDVGETDKLSVGPWLTRLMQTLRPEARAQSADDKPTTNGTTNGDISMNGDADVEDKPASSDDKPNQQPAAFMPESSTEAWKKASHPKLEYSQVDERIKQELRHIGFLPLDGFEAEYDGHFDDEVAARLRLLQNRLKEQMLINGARKARLTDLVRERMAYQEYQTILEDLDGQVQAAYLKRTRTMGKSKKTKRPGGAGGGSHFVGGAAGTARPGIGDLTKTLMERRKRWIDTIGSVFDDESLRKVPRITDPESSIFKPVDMSELMNKEKEQWDEEVEED, encoded by the exons ATGCCTCCAGGGCCGAGTCAGAAAGGGACTGGCAAGAAGAACTCGGCCATACCAAAGCAGAGCCGCAACACCACGCCTGCTCCAGTCGCGACAGCTAGTCTACCACCACAGGAGTTTTACGATCCAGACTATCTTAACACGAGAGTCATCCTTTTTCGCAATCTTACCTATGATGATATCGTCGATCAATCCGCCTCAAATGCAACCATTCCAGATTCAAAGAGCCTTGATGGCATGATTGAACGACTCAAAAGCTTATCCAATATTATGGAAAAGCGCTCGACATTTTACGATCGCGGGATGAGACACTTGGCAGATGAGCGCAAGAAGCGACCATCCGAAGATTATAGCAATCGCGCCGACGGTGAACAAGAAGGAAAACGACCCAAACATAAAAGAAAGAAGCCCGATTCACTTGCGCCGCAGGAAGGCAATGTCG AACGTTCGTCACCGATGCGAGACTCGAAAAACCGTAAACACGACCGCGATCCGAGTTCGCCCTTGTCACCTACACATGCTGGCTCACCATCGGCCATGGATGtcgacaagaaggccaagaccgaagagaaagagggagaggaagaagagtcAAGCTCTGAAGACGAGGGTGCGCCTCCTCGTCGCGAACAACCCCAAGCTATGACATTCGGCGAAGATCCTTCCACCTTCCCTGACCCCACCATTTACGAGATTCGAGCGACCTATCCTGGAATGCCCGATGAAGAACGCAAAGAGATCTACTCAGTTGCAACATACCCGCCATCAGATCTTGCCGACCTTATTGCTGGCGATCCTCCCGACAAGGATTTTAGCAATGCAAAGCCCAACAGTCAGATTAACTTCTCTACGTTCTCGACGTACGTGGAGCCGTTCTTCAGACCATTTTCCGAAGAGGATCTGGCCTTTCTACGAGAACGAGGGGATCGTGTGACACCCTTCGTCATGCCTAAGCGTGGCAAGAGACACTATACAGAGATATGGGCTGAGGAGGACGGCGCAATGTCGATCGACACACCACAACAAGGGCGAGATAAACTCCCTCCGAACCAGCCACGAGGAAGCATAGACAACATGGACGATGATGTCGGAGAGACAGACAAGCTTTCAGTAGGCCCTTGGTTGACTCGTTTAATGCAAACGCTTCGACCTGAAGCCCGCGCGCAATCAGCAGACGACAAGCCTACGACAAACGGAACCACCAATGGAGATATTAGCATGAATGGTGACGCAGACGTCGAAGATAAGCCCGCATCCTCGGATGACAAACCGAACCAGCAGCCGGCAGCTTTTATGCCTGAGTCATCAACGGAGGCCTGGAAGAAAGCTTCTCATCCAAAATTGGAATATTCACAGGTTGATGAACGCATCAAGCAGGAACTCCGACACATTGgatttcttcctcttgatGGATTCGAAGCAGAGTACGATGGCCATTTTGACGACGAGGTCGCAGCAAGATTGAGACTTTTGCAAAACCGCCTCAAGGAGCAGATGCTGATCAACGGTGCGCGCAAGGCTCGTCTCACGGACCTTGTACGAGAACGTATGGCGTACCAGGAATATCAGACCAtcctcgaggatcttgacgGCCAAGTGCAAGCTGCATACCTGAAGCGCACACGCACGATGggcaagagcaagaagacaAAGCGTCCCGGAGGTGCAGGTGGTGGCAGTCACTTTGTGGGCGGCGCTGCGGGTACCGCTCGTCCAGGCATAGGCGATCTTACGAAGACGCTCATGGAGCGACGAAAGCGATGGATCGATACAATAGGATCAGtatttgatgatgaaagtcTACGCAAGGTTCCGAGAATTACAGATCCGGAGAGTTCAATATTCAAGCCGGTAGATATGAGCGAACTGATGaacaaagaaaaagaacaatGGGATGAGGAAGTGGAGGAGGATTAG
- a CDS encoding ferric reductase NAD binding domain-containing protein — MGSHIGFLELIKKQFTASKLFFHFLFWGFHWGIFAYGWWKQAADARLAGLNTLKFSVWISRGAGLVLSVDCMLILLPVCRTIMRWVRPKIRFIPLDENLWMHRQLAYSILLFTCLHTGAHYVNFYNVELTQIRPVLALQIHYAQPGGITGHVMLLCMLLMYTSAHARIRQQSFETFWYTHHLFIPFFLGLYTHTVGCFVRDTPEAISPFAGDQFWEHCIGYLGWRWELWTGGFYLLERLWREVRARRETKITRVVRHPYDVVEIQFNKPSFKYKAGQWLFLQVPGLSKYQWHPFTITSCPFDPYVSVHVRQVGDFTRELGDALGAGAAQAKLYDDVDPMGMYEVALQNGDQMPALRIDGPYGAPAEDVFENEIAVLIGTGIGVTPWASILKNIWHLRNSPNPPRRLRRVEFIWVCKDTGSFEWFQTLLSSLEEQSNEAARMPGSSGVEFLKIHTYLTQKLDIDTAQNIVLNSVGAQMDPLTELQSRTNFGRPDFPRLFTTMRNGILDRTYLNGLESHIRTTVGVYFCGPSSAARDIKTACKAATVPDVDFRFWKEHF; from the exons ATGGGTTCGCATATCGGATTCCTCGAATTAATAAAGAAGCAGTTTACCGCTAGTAAACTCTTCTTCCACTTTCTTTTCTGGGGGTTTCACTGGGGTATTTTTGCCTATGGTTG GTGGAAGCAAGCCGCAGATGCCAGACTGGCAGGTCTCAACACACTCAAATTCTCAGTATGGATCTCACGAGGTGCTGGTCTAGTTCTCAGCGTCGACTGTATGCTTATCCTGCTCCCCGTATGTCGAACCATCATGCGTTGGGTTCGACCCAAGATTCGATTCATTCCACTCGACGAGAATCTCTGGATGCATCGCCAACTCGCCTActccatcctcctcttcacttGCCTTCACACAGGCGCTCACTACGTCAACTTCTATAACGTCGAGTTGACTCAGATCCGACCTGTCTTGGCTCTTCAGATTCATTATGCTCAGCCTGGTGGAATCACTGGTCATGTCATGCTTCTCTGCATGCTGCTGATGTATACGAGTGCTCACGCTCGCATCCGTCAGCAGTCGTTCGAGACGTTCTGGTACACTCACCATCTCTTCATTCCGTTCTTCCTCGGTCTTTACACCCACACCGTTGGATGTTTTGTGCGTGACACACCTGAGGCTATCTCACCATTCGCGGGTGACCAGTTCTGGGAGCACTGCATTGGTTATCTTGGATGGCGATGGGAGCTCTGGACTGGTGGTTTCTACCTTCTCGAGCGTCTCTGGCGTGAAGTTCGTGCTCGACGTGAGACCAAGATCACCCGAGTTGTCCGCCATCCTTATGACGTGGTTGAGATCCAGTTCAACAAGCCTTCTTTCAAGTACAAGGCTGGTCAGTGGCTGTTCCTCCAGGTGCCTGGGCTTTCCAAGTACCAGTGGCACCCTTTTACCATCACTTCGTGCCCCTTTGACCCTTATGTGTCTGTCCACGTTCGCCAGGTTGGTGACTTCACCCGAGAGTTGGGTGATGCTCtcggtgctggtgctgccCAGGCCAAGCTCTACGACGATGTTGACCCCATGGGTATGTACGAAGTTGCCCTTCAGAACGGTGATCAGATGCCGGCTCTCCGAATCGACGGCCCTTACGGTGCCCCGGCCGAAGATGTATTCGAGAACGAAATCGCTGTGCTTATCGGTACCGGTATTGGTGTGACTCCTTGGGCCTCTATCCTCAAGAACATCTGGCATCTCCGCAACTCACCCAACCCTCCCCGCCGACTTCGCCGTGTCGAGTTTATCTGGGTATGCAAGGATACTGGTTCATTTGAGTGGTTCCAGACTCTCCTGTCCTCTCTAGAAGAGCAATCCAACGAAGCGGCACGCATGCCTGGAAGCTCGGGCGTCGAGTTCCTCAAGATTCACACCTATCTCACACAGAAGCTGGATATTGACACTGCTCAAAACATCGTACTAAACAGTGTCGGTGCTCAGATGGATCCTCTCACAGAACTACAATCACGAACAAACTTTGGTCGCCCTGATTTCCCTCGTCTGTTTACTACCATGCGAAACGGTATCTTGGACCGAACATACCTGAACGGCCTAGAGTCCCATATCAGGACGACAGTTGGTGTTTACTTCTGTGGTCCTTCATCAGCCG CTCGTGATATCAAGACGGCTTGTAAAGCGGCCACAGTTCCTGATGTGGATTTCCGATTCTGGAAGGAACACTTCTAA
- a CDS encoding CybS-domain-containing protein, whose product MASIARSSLLRQTAMASRLAAVPATRTTFMPMPSIRSQLKGVAAFHNTARRSAILPPGPQRIEGGVNDPAPIPEPNAAHGSYHWTFERLLAAGLVPLTVAPFAAGSLNPTLDAILCSVLLLHSHMGFQQVVIDYIPSRTYPGLRKIFNWLLNIATVLVGVGLYEFETNDVGITEAVRRVWKA is encoded by the exons ATGGCCTCAATTGCGCGTTCCTCTCTGCTTAGGCAGACCGCTATGGCTTCTCGATTGGCCGCTGTCCCCGCGACCCGAACCACCTTCATGCCTATGCCTAGCATCCGATCTCAGCTTAAGGGTGTCGCTGCTTTCCACAACACTGCTCGACGATCTGCTATTCTCCCTCCCGGACCTC AGCGCATCGAGGGTGGTG TCAACGACCCTGCTCCCATCCCCGAGCCCAACGCCGCGCACGGCTCTTACCACTGGACCTTCGAGCGTCTCCTCGCCGCCGGCCTCGTCCCCTTGACCGTCGCTCCCTTCGCCGCTGGATCTCTCAACCCTACTCTCGACGCCATCCTCTGCAGTGTTCTACTCCTCCACTCCCACATGGGCTTCCAGCAGGTCGTCATCGACTACATTCCCTCAAGGACCTACCCCGGCCTCCGAAAGATCTTCAACTGGCTCCTCAACATTGCGACTGTCCTCGTTGGTGTTGGACTGTACGAGTTCGAGACCAACGACGTTGGTATCACCGAGGCTGTCCGACGAGTGTGGAAGGCATAA
- a CDS encoding uncharacterized protein (of unknown function-domain containing protein): MASHGGNMLSLANAQSLLAGIVATALSTLCLTSIFSSKSQDEAPGLIKSFFLFFYSSFIKPHQGGKKGNQQDALESFYKKQAGAYDATRKVLLRGREDMLALVAAQIQAKLTDDAPKNGNKNKRIWVDIGGGTGFNIEAMGAFVDVPTFFSSVYLVDFSPSLCEVARKRFERLGWKNVKVVCEDARKFRLEDYESGMPSKSIPPRSPALSYFDKPRPDFGGADLITMSYSLSMIPDYYSVIDSVISLLSPQGILGVVDFYVQNQVDFAFRNYTGGLVDRHVNFLSRSFWRSWFDLDRVGLEPSRRDYLEYKFGTVLNVNTRNKGLGAIPYYIWLGCHKKPFSSSSLPHEIVERIDALVTESPYLYPANHGDALTRAIERSAPEIRSKAFLTAVQNLSSNLPLPSFFYQNHHWRIYYDEQLPKHTQFKDEYIYAFTWEDTRVDERLLKLGADDKVLAITSAGDNILSYLLQSPARVHAVDLNPTQNHLLELKAASYTALPYEDFWKIFGDGKHPHFRELLITKLSPHLSGRAFQYWLKNVHVFQNSSGYGLYDTGGSRHAIRVFRWIARIFGLQKAVKQLLEAKTLNEQREIWRRKIRPALLSKLVCNLVVSQESFLWAALGVPKNQLAMIEADHAESDLVKGPKPAAKNTRSHAIWHYMVNTLDPVAEETHIAADNPYYYVCMDGKFSPKCHPDYLSPRAHAKLSRPNALDGLRIHTDELEEVIARITPGTLTVAVVMDSMDWFDTGSRAAAAQITKLNRALAMGGRVLLRSSALTPWYVKEFEAHGFSPKRHGARLDGACIDRVNMYASCWICTKSENLPPPTPEMDRAGGSEITSLTI; encoded by the exons ATGGCTTCTCAT GGTGGTAACATGTTGTCCTTGGCTAACGCTCAGTCTCTTCTGGCCGGCATCGTTGCTACTGCTCTCAGCACGCTCTGCCTCACCTCAATCTTCTCCAGTAAGAGTCAGGACGAAGCCCCGGGCCTGATTAAatctttcttccttttcttctactcctccttcatcaaaCCCCACCAGGGCGGCAAAAAGGGCAATCAACAAGATGCCCTTGAGAGCTTCTACAAGAAGCAAGCCGGGGCTTATGATGCTACCCGAAAAGTCCTCCTTCGTGGTCGTGAGGACATGCTGGCTCTTGTTGCCGCGCAGATCCAGGCAAAGCTGACGGACGATGCGCCTAAGAATggcaacaagaacaagcgaATCTGGGTTGAT ATTGGCGGTGGCACTGGCTTCAACATTGAGGCCATGGGCGCATTCGTCGATGTCccaaccttcttctcgagCGTATACCTCGTCGACTTCTCCCCTTCTCTCTGTGAAGTGGCACGAAAGCGATTTGAACGCCTTGGCTGGAAGAATGTCAAGGTTGTCTGTGAGGACGCTCGCAAGTTCCGTCTTGAGGATTATGAATCTGGCATGCCTTCAAAGTCGATTCCTCCTCGTTCCCCTGCTCTGAGCTACTTTGACAAGCCTCGCCCTGACTTTGGTGGAGCGGATTTGATCACCATGTCTTACAGCTTGTCCATGATT CCCGACTACTATTCAGTCATTGACTCTGtgatttctcttctctcaccCCAAGGTATCTTGGGAGTGGTAGACTTCTACGTCCAGAACCAGGTTGACTTTGCCTTCCGAAACTACACTGGTGGTCTTGTCGACCGTCACGTCAACTTCTTGTCCCGAAGCTTTTGGCGCTCTTGGTTCGACCTTGACCGGGTTGGTCTTGAGCCCAGTCGCCGAGATTACCTCGAGTACAAGTTTGGTACTGTCCTTAATGTGAACACTCGCAACAAGGGCCTCGGAGCTATCCCCTACTACATCTGGCTCGGATGCCACAAGAAGCCTTTCTCGTCGTCTAGTCTTCCCCACGAGATTGTTGAACGCATTGACGCCCTGGTTACAGAGTCCCCTTACCTGTACCCTGCCAACCACGGAGATGCCCTGACTCGAGCCATTGAAAGGTCTGCTCCTGAGATTCGATCTAAGGCGTTCCTCACTGCAGTTCAGAATCTGTCTTCCAACCTCCCTCTCCCCTCGTTCTTCTACCAGAACCACCATTGGCGCATCTACTACGATGAGCAGCTCCCCAAGCACACTCAGTTCAAGGACGAGTACATCTATGCTTTCACTTGGGAGGACACTCGTGTTGATGAGCGCCTCTTGAAGCTCGGTGCTGATGACAAGGTCCTGGCCATTACTTCTGCTGGTGACAACATTCTCTCATATCTCCTTCAAAGCCCTGCCCGTGTTCATGCTGTCGACTTGAACCCCACCCAGAACCACCTGCTCGAACTCAAGGCTGCTTCTTACACTGCCCTCCCATATGAGGATTTCTGGAAGATCTTTGGAGACGGAAAGCATCCTCACTTCCGTGAGTTGCTCATCACCAAACTctctcctcatctttctGGCCGCGCATTCCAGTACTGGCTCAAGAACGTCCATGTCTTCCAGAACAGCAGTGGTTACGGTCTTTACGATACCGGAGGTTCTCGCCACGCTATCCGTGTCTTCCGTTGGATTGCCCGGATCTTTGGTCTGCAGAAGGCTGTGAAGCAGCTCCTTGAGGCGAAGACTCTGAATGAGCAGCGAGAGATCTGGCGACGAAAGATCCGCCCCGCTCTTCTCTCTAAGCTTGTCTGTAATCTGGTTGTCTCTCAGGAGAGCTTCCTCTGGGCTGCTCTTGGTGTTCCTAAGAACCAGCTGGCCATGATTGAGGCTGATCACGCCGAGTCGGACCTCGTGAAGGGTCCCAAGCCTGCCGCCAAGAACACTCGCTCTCATGCTATTTGGCACTACATGGTCAACACTCTTGACCCGGTCGCTGAGGAGACTCACATAGCTGCTGATAACCCTTACTACTATGTTTGCATGGATGGCAAGTTCTCTCCCAAGTGTCACCCTGATTATCTCAGCCCCAGGGCCCACGCCAAACTCTCTCGCCCCAATGCTCTTGATGGTCTCCGTATTCACACTGATGAGCTCGAGGAGGTCATTGCACGCATCACCCCCGGTACTCTGACTGTTGCCGTCGTCATGGACAGCATGGACTGGTTCGACACTGGATCTCGGGCCGCTGCCGCCCAGATCACTAAGCTTAACCGAGCTTTGGCTATGGGTGGTCGTGTGCTGCTCCGTTCTTCGGCCTTGACCCCATGGTACGTCAAAGAGTTTGAGGCTCATGGCTTCTCACCTAAGCGACATGGTGCTCGCCTCGATGGAGCCTGCATTGACCGTGTCAATATGTATGCTAGTTGCTGGATTTGCACCAAGTCGGAGAACTTGCCTCCTCCCACCCCCGAGATGGATCGTGCTGGAGGCTCTGAGATTACTTCTTTGACTATCTAA